A single window of Paenibacillus sp. SYP-B4298 DNA harbors:
- a CDS encoding efflux RND transporter permease subunit, producing MSWMTKFSLKNGTAVVILCMLVMGYGLFAATQIKQQTFPDLEFPAVFIQVAQPGASTEEIEAAVTGPIEASLQSVKGYESLTSTTSENIASIIIQYPFGSDMDELSAKIESAVNKVDLPDNATVSFLRQSANSQPIYQAAIFSATEDAQALQTRLEEVIAPELEKLDGVYSVRLKGIASEHLDIVVDKEKAAQAGISLSSIKSALQAADYALPLGAVSQDDVTIPIRLTGKLQSLEQVEQLKLGAAASPSASTSGSGQQPPGGSAAGTASGAGAGGASPSSMAQGQLPAGSAASAGAEASAAGSQPLVLSDIAEIRTSTSSDELVRFNGEPSYVVEVVKEQDANTADVADAVKEALAAYEQSGELNVHVITDLGKEINKSVDGLVKEGLYGALFCVLIIFLFLRNVRATLISILSLPISIFATIAVLNQMDYTLNIMTLGGIAVSIGRIVDDSIVVIENIFRWRQEKGDQLKGKALAYQATKEVIGPVASSTIATVVVFAPLAFVGGIIGEFFRPFSIAVVISIVTSLLVAIMLIPVLGSRYFRNVKAHKEPSWLADRFERIIRGALKRKKTVLAAAVALLIGSLSLIPALGVVFFPASATPNATIELVLPAQSSLEQTDNVTAKIEHYVQELTGLESYQASVGSSGASPILSAGGKNKATVNVQFAEGTDMKHVVEQLNAELPDVAAAVVPDTAVQVKEGEQQGPPTGNTIEVNLYSSNVESLAEASKQVEALLKQNGDVKDIANNMNEVTPKWGIELNQEGIDLNVSPYLVMQTVGERLRPVDAGTYTLDNKSRSITVSYKQDIVSREQLESIPIATQGGIRQLKEIADITEEHAWITVNHDDGRMYAKVSATVKNEDEVSAVTKRVEADLNSLVFPEGVEANVGGGLEMISEGFVNIGIAMGAAVGLVFLVMSITFGGLRTPLIIMSSLVFIPVGALGALLIAGQPLSMSGMIGMLMLVGIVVTNAVVLLDRVENNRASGMGLTEAIVEASKTRLRPILMTACATMLALVPLALSGSTTSLISGGLAITVIGGLFSSTMLTLIVVPVIYHLAWSRHDVQEQEQW from the coding sequence ATGAGTTGGATGACAAAATTCAGTCTGAAAAATGGAACAGCGGTTGTCATTCTATGTATGCTGGTTATGGGTTACGGTTTGTTTGCTGCAACACAGATCAAGCAGCAGACCTTCCCGGATCTGGAATTTCCCGCGGTGTTCATTCAGGTCGCTCAGCCGGGAGCGTCGACCGAAGAGATTGAAGCTGCGGTTACCGGGCCGATCGAGGCTAGTCTGCAGTCCGTAAAGGGCTATGAGTCGTTAACTAGCACGACCTCGGAGAACATAGCAAGTATTATTATTCAATACCCGTTCGGCTCGGATATGGACGAGCTATCGGCAAAGATCGAGTCCGCCGTCAACAAGGTGGACTTGCCGGACAACGCGACAGTGAGCTTTCTTAGACAGTCTGCGAATTCGCAGCCGATCTATCAAGCAGCCATCTTCTCCGCGACAGAGGATGCTCAAGCATTGCAAACCAGACTGGAGGAGGTCATTGCGCCGGAGCTGGAAAAGCTCGATGGCGTCTACTCGGTGCGGCTCAAAGGGATTGCCTCTGAGCATCTGGACATTGTTGTCGACAAGGAAAAGGCTGCGCAAGCCGGTATTTCTCTCAGCTCGATCAAGAGTGCATTGCAAGCGGCCGACTATGCTCTGCCGCTGGGGGCTGTCTCACAAGATGACGTCACCATCCCGATCCGCCTGACCGGCAAGCTGCAATCCCTGGAGCAGGTGGAGCAGCTTAAGCTCGGAGCAGCCGCCTCGCCGAGCGCAAGCACCAGTGGCTCGGGGCAGCAGCCTCCGGGAGGTTCTGCCGCAGGGACTGCTTCAGGGGCTGGTGCAGGGGGGGCATCGCCTTCTTCGATGGCCCAAGGCCAGCTTCCGGCGGGAAGTGCTGCGTCAGCGGGAGCGGAGGCGTCCGCGGCTGGAAGCCAGCCGCTCGTGCTGTCCGACATCGCCGAGATTCGCACTTCGACCTCCAGCGACGAGCTTGTTCGCTTCAATGGCGAGCCGAGCTATGTGGTGGAGGTGGTGAAGGAGCAGGATGCGAACACGGCGGATGTCGCCGATGCCGTTAAGGAGGCGCTGGCTGCCTACGAGCAGAGCGGAGAGCTGAATGTGCATGTCATTACCGATCTGGGTAAGGAAATCAACAAGTCGGTAGATGGACTGGTGAAGGAAGGACTATACGGAGCGCTGTTCTGTGTGCTCATCATTTTCCTGTTTTTGCGCAATGTAAGAGCCACCTTGATCTCGATTCTTTCCCTGCCAATTTCCATCTTTGCGACGATCGCAGTGCTGAACCAGATGGATTATACACTCAATATTATGACATTGGGCGGGATTGCGGTATCGATCGGACGAATTGTGGATGACAGCATTGTGGTAATCGAAAATATATTCAGATGGCGCCAGGAAAAGGGTGACCAGCTCAAGGGCAAGGCGCTTGCCTATCAGGCTACGAAGGAAGTAATTGGCCCTGTCGCTTCCTCCACTATTGCTACTGTAGTCGTGTTTGCACCGCTTGCTTTCGTGGGTGGCATTATCGGAGAATTTTTCCGGCCGTTCTCAATTGCGGTCGTCATTTCCATTGTCACCTCCTTGCTCGTCGCGATTATGCTGATTCCAGTGCTTGGCAGTCGGTACTTCCGCAATGTCAAGGCGCATAAAGAGCCGAGCTGGCTGGCAGATCGGTTTGAGCGCATCATTCGTGGCGCATTGAAGCGCAAGAAGACTGTGCTTGCAGCGGCGGTTGCGCTGCTGATTGGCTCGCTAAGTCTGATCCCGGCGCTCGGCGTCGTCTTCTTTCCGGCAAGCGCTACTCCCAATGCAACAATCGAGCTTGTCTTGCCCGCCCAGAGCAGCCTGGAGCAGACGGATAACGTCACTGCGAAGATTGAACACTATGTGCAGGAGCTGACCGGTCTTGAGAGCTATCAGGCGTCTGTTGGGAGCAGTGGAGCAAGTCCGATCCTCTCCGCGGGCGGCAAGAACAAGGCGACGGTGAACGTGCAGTTCGCCGAAGGAACAGATATGAAGCACGTCGTGGAGCAACTGAACGCAGAGCTGCCAGACGTAGCCGCTGCCGTGGTGCCGGACACAGCCGTCCAGGTTAAGGAGGGCGAGCAGCAAGGCCCACCGACCGGCAATACCATCGAGGTGAATTTGTACTCGTCTAATGTGGAGAGCCTGGCGGAAGCCTCGAAGCAGGTTGAGGCGCTCTTGAAGCAAAACGGCGATGTGAAGGATATTGCCAATAATATGAATGAAGTGACTCCAAAATGGGGGATCGAGCTGAATCAGGAGGGTATCGATCTGAACGTCAGCCCTTATCTGGTGATGCAGACCGTCGGCGAGCGCCTGCGTCCTGTGGATGCAGGAACCTACACGCTGGACAACAAATCCAGAAGCATAACCGTATCCTACAAGCAGGACATTGTGTCCCGGGAGCAATTGGAGAGCATACCGATTGCGACACAGGGGGGAATCAGGCAACTGAAAGAAATAGCGGACATTACGGAAGAGCATGCCTGGATTACAGTCAATCATGATGATGGACGGATGTATGCCAAGGTCAGCGCTACGGTAAAAAATGAGGACGAGGTGTCAGCGGTAACCAAGCGCGTTGAAGCCGATCTGAATAGCCTCGTATTTCCAGAGGGCGTCGAAGCCAATGTCGGAGGCGGACTGGAGATGATTAGTGAAGGCTTTGTGAACATAGGCATAGCTATGGGAGCTGCAGTAGGACTCGTATTTTTGGTCATGAGTATCACCTTCGGCGGACTAAGGACACCACTGATCATCATGTCCTCGCTTGTGTTCATTCCGGTTGGAGCGCTCGGTGCGCTGCTGATTGCGGGACAACCGCTCTCGATGAGCGGCATGATCGGAATGCTGATGCTCGTTGGCATCGTCGTGACCAATGCCGTCGTCCTGCTGGATCGGGTCGAGAACAATCGCGCATCCGGCATGGGCCTGACCGAAGCTATTGTTGAAGCGTCGAAGACGCGACTGCGCCCGATCTTGATGACCGCATGTGCAACGATGCTGGCGCTAGTCCCCTTGGCTTTATCCGGCTCCACTACGAGCCTCATCTCGGGTGGATTGGCCATTACAGTGATCGGCGGCTTGTTCAGCTCTACGATGCTGACTCTGATTGTTGTACCGGTC
- a CDS encoding glycoside hydrolase family 43 protein, with product MNEPVKPNEPIVKHIYTADPSAHVFEGKLYIYPSHDLDHENTSNDNGDQYDMEDYHVLSIDSLDAPCVDHGEALHLRDIPWAKQQLWAPDAAYRNNTYYLFFPARDKEGIFRLGVATSPSPSGPFTPEPNYIPGSFSIDPAVFIDEDDQAYVYFGGLWGGQLEKWQTGAYVEDAEGPEPSAPAIGPRVAKLSEDMLSFQHDALEISILDENGQPLTAGDEERRYFEGPWMHKYNGTYYLSYSTGSTHQIVYATSDNPLGPFTYRGVILTPVLGWTTHHSIVEFQGKWYLFYHDSSLSGGADNKRSVKFTELHYNEDGTIQMIPYPS from the coding sequence ATGAATGAACCGGTAAAACCAAATGAGCCGATCGTCAAGCATATCTACACTGCTGACCCGTCTGCTCATGTATTTGAGGGCAAGCTATACATCTACCCTTCCCACGATCTTGATCATGAGAACACATCCAATGATAATGGTGACCAGTATGATATGGAAGACTATCATGTACTGTCCATTGACAGCCTGGATGCACCTTGCGTCGATCACGGGGAAGCGCTTCATCTGCGTGATATTCCTTGGGCGAAGCAGCAGCTATGGGCGCCTGATGCAGCCTACCGCAATAATACGTACTATCTGTTCTTCCCTGCCAGGGACAAGGAGGGAATCTTCAGACTCGGCGTAGCGACAAGCCCTTCGCCATCAGGGCCGTTCACTCCCGAGCCGAACTACATTCCGGGCAGCTTCAGCATCGATCCGGCTGTCTTCATTGATGAGGACGATCAGGCTTATGTCTACTTCGGCGGACTGTGGGGCGGCCAATTGGAGAAGTGGCAGACGGGCGCTTACGTCGAGGATGCAGAAGGGCCGGAGCCATCTGCTCCAGCGATTGGCCCTCGTGTAGCCAAGCTGAGCGAGGACATGCTCTCCTTCCAGCACGATGCATTGGAAATCTCGATCCTTGACGAGAACGGCCAGCCGCTGACCGCTGGCGATGAGGAGCGCCGTTACTTTGAAGGGCCGTGGATGCACAAATATAACGGAACCTACTACTTGTCCTATTCGACTGGCTCGACGCATCAGATTGTGTACGCGACCAGCGACAATCCGCTTGGCCCGTTCACCTATCGCGGCGTCATCCTGACGCCGGTGCTCGGCTGGACGACGCATCATTCGATCGTCGAGTTCCAAGGCAAATGGTATCTGTTCTACCATGACAGCTCGCTCTCTGGCGGCGCTGACAATAAACGCTCTGTCAAATTTACCGAGCTGCATTACAACGAGGATGGCACCATTCAGATGATTCCTTATCCATCCTAG
- a CDS encoding sugar ABC transporter permease, whose product MKKTWLAVLLSVIYPGLGHLYLGYVKKGVLLIIIDFISILLISVVIGIFIYPIIWVYSIVNSFHLSSKGKVA is encoded by the coding sequence TTGAAGAAGACTTGGTTGGCGGTTCTTCTGTCTGTGATTTACCCAGGCTTAGGACATTTATATCTTGGATATGTTAAAAAAGGAGTTTTGTTGATTATAATTGATTTTATTTCCATCTTACTTATTTCCGTTGTTATTGGAATTTTCATTTACCCCATCATTTGGGTGTATTCCATTGTTAATTCTTTTCATTTATCCAGTAAGGGAAAGGTTGCCTAA
- a CDS encoding methylated-DNA--[protein]-cysteine S-methyltransferase — protein MSVPTPILYWSVLETEDWRLHLAATEEGLCFVGAHGQPYTELTDWASARYPRQALARDDSRLQPYAAELAAFLLGKQEHFALPLACRGTSFQESVWQALRAIPYGETRSYSDIARAIGRPAAVRAVGAAIGANPVLIAIPCHRVVGKNGTLTGYRGGLDMKSRLLAMESGRPLTATAAAPASVEIR, from the coding sequence ATGTCTGTCCCAACCCCAATCCTGTACTGGTCTGTGCTGGAGACTGAGGACTGGAGGCTGCATCTGGCAGCAACAGAGGAGGGCCTATGCTTTGTCGGCGCACATGGTCAGCCGTACACCGAGCTGACCGACTGGGCCTCTGCACGTTATCCTCGGCAGGCGCTGGCGCGCGATGACAGCCGGCTCCAGCCCTATGCAGCAGAGCTCGCAGCTTTCCTGCTAGGCAAGCAAGAACACTTCGCCCTGCCGCTTGCCTGCCGGGGGACGTCCTTTCAGGAGAGTGTCTGGCAGGCGCTCCGCGCTATCCCTTATGGAGAGACCCGATCGTATTCGGATATTGCCCGGGCAATCGGCAGGCCAGCGGCTGTGCGGGCGGTCGGCGCTGCGATCGGCGCTAACCCGGTACTCATCGCTATTCCCTGCCATCGGGTCGTTGGCAAGAATGGCACGCTGACCGGCTATCGCGGCGGCTTGGACATGAAGAGTCGGCTGCTAGCAATGGAGTCTGGCCGCCCGCTAACAGCTACGGCGGCTGCTCCTGCCTCCGTTGAGATACGCTGA
- a CDS encoding NAD(P)/FAD-dependent oxidoreductase has protein sequence MNEKELYDVTIIGGGPAGLFASFYSGLREMKTKIIEFQPRLGGKVHVYPEKMVWDVGGVPPLPGAQLIEQMVAQGLTFQPEVVLGEKVTSIGRGEAGQFILHTASGQEHHSRTVILAVGGGILKPMKLEIEGAERFEVSNLHYTVKSLERFKGKRVLISGGGNSAIDWANELEPIAAQVHLTYRKEVLQGHEADVSRLHDSSVTCWLNTTIDRLVASPGQDKIERVALTSNEDGSAVELEVDEVIINHGYERDKELLQNSSIRLELYEHWIAGTAMSETSVPGIYAAGDILHHEGKLHLIAGAFQDAANAVNKAKRYITPEAEERAMVSSHNDRFADKNRELKKHLFSR, from the coding sequence ATGAACGAGAAGGAATTATACGACGTGACGATTATTGGCGGTGGGCCTGCAGGCTTGTTCGCCTCATTCTATAGCGGGTTGAGGGAGATGAAGACGAAGATTATCGAGTTCCAGCCGCGGCTGGGCGGCAAGGTTCATGTCTATCCAGAGAAAATGGTCTGGGATGTAGGGGGCGTGCCCCCGCTTCCTGGCGCACAATTAATTGAACAGATGGTCGCCCAGGGACTGACCTTTCAGCCGGAGGTGGTGCTTGGCGAGAAGGTGACATCGATCGGCAGGGGCGAAGCCGGACAATTCATCCTTCACACGGCCTCAGGACAAGAGCATCACTCGCGGACAGTCATCCTGGCGGTCGGCGGAGGCATCTTGAAGCCGATGAAGCTGGAGATTGAGGGGGCAGAACGCTTTGAGGTGAGCAACCTGCATTACACGGTCAAGTCGCTGGAGCGCTTCAAGGGGAAGCGGGTACTGATCTCCGGCGGCGGGAACTCGGCAATCGATTGGGCCAATGAGCTGGAGCCAATCGCGGCGCAGGTGCACCTGACCTACCGTAAGGAGGTGCTGCAGGGGCATGAAGCCGATGTCTCGCGCCTGCATGACAGCTCGGTGACCTGCTGGCTGAACACGACGATCGACAGACTGGTTGCCTCGCCTGGTCAGGACAAGATTGAGCGCGTCGCGCTCACCAGCAATGAGGATGGCAGCGCGGTGGAGCTTGAGGTGGATGAGGTCATAATCAACCACGGCTACGAGCGGGACAAGGAGCTGCTGCAGAACAGCAGCATTCGTCTGGAACTGTATGAGCACTGGATTGCCGGTACAGCAATGAGCGAAACCTCGGTGCCTGGCATCTATGCGGCAGGCGACATCTTGCATCACGAGGGCAAGCTGCATCTGATTGCAGGCGCCTTCCAGGATGCGGCCAACGCTGTGAATAAGGCGAAGCGCTATATTACGCCTGAGGCAGAGGAGCGCGCAATGGTCTCCTCCCATAACGACCGATTCGCTGACAAGAATCGTGAGTTAAAGAAGCATCTATTCTCCAGATAA
- a CDS encoding bifunctional transcriptional activator/DNA repair enzyme AdaA — translation MKDELILETSDRRQADGSDRVQQEQQLPRPLTEEQWRAVRDNDSSYDGRFFYAVKTTGIFCRPSCKSRVPNRENIGWFHSSQEALAAQYRPCKRCRPTLERWPDEEWVAAIARYAEQYYRAPLSLEELAQLSHGTPYHLHRTFKRIKGVTPLDYIQSLRINEAKSLLAHSPLSIAEVGRAVGMTNTSYFITLFKKKTGHTPNAYRQLHQQQQPHA, via the coding sequence ATGAAGGATGAGTTGATTCTAGAGACATCAGATCGCCGGCAGGCGGATGGGAGCGACCGCGTACAGCAGGAGCAGCAGCTCCCTAGGCCACTGACGGAGGAGCAATGGCGAGCAGTCCGGGATAATGATTCGTCCTATGATGGTCGTTTCTTCTATGCTGTGAAGACGACAGGCATTTTTTGCCGTCCTTCCTGCAAATCCAGGGTACCCAATCGGGAGAATATCGGCTGGTTTCATTCGTCGCAGGAAGCGTTGGCCGCCCAGTATCGCCCCTGCAAGCGATGTCGACCTACCCTTGAACGATGGCCGGATGAGGAATGGGTTGCCGCTATCGCTCGCTATGCAGAACAATATTATCGCGCCCCGCTATCGCTAGAGGAGCTAGCACAGTTGAGCCATGGAACCCCCTATCATCTACATCGCACCTTCAAACGAATCAAGGGGGTCACGCCCCTGGACTATATTCAGAGCTTGCGAATCAATGAGGCCAAATCACTGCTCGCACACTCGCCGCTAAGCATAGCCGAAGTGGGCCGAGCGGTCGGCATGACCAACACCTCTTATTTCATTACACTATTCAAGAAAAAAACCGGCCATACTCCGAACGCCTATCGGCAGTTGCATCAACAACAGCAGCCGCACGCTTAG
- a CDS encoding DNA alkylation repair protein translates to MEQQIRTKLQELAEESYRAFASALIPEVGPMMGVRLPHLRALAKQIARGDWAAYLASADGEWFEEVMLQGMVIGYIRADVEEVLQQVAAFVPRIDNWSVCDSFCSGLKITAAHRPRIWQFLQPYLRGAQEYELRFGVVMLLNYYVDEEYIEQVLTQLDQIRHDGYYVKMAVAWAVSVCFARLPERTMAYLQHCSLDQATYSKALQKIVESRRVSTNDKEAIRAMRSAARSLGNA, encoded by the coding sequence ATGGAGCAGCAGATCAGAACCAAGCTGCAGGAGCTTGCAGAGGAGTCATACCGGGCATTTGCTTCGGCGTTAATTCCTGAGGTTGGCCCGATGATGGGGGTACGTCTGCCTCATCTGCGGGCGTTGGCCAAGCAGATCGCTCGCGGCGACTGGGCCGCTTATCTGGCCTCGGCTGATGGAGAATGGTTTGAGGAAGTCATGCTGCAGGGCATGGTGATCGGGTATATACGGGCAGATGTGGAGGAGGTTTTGCAGCAGGTCGCTGCATTCGTGCCGCGCATCGATAACTGGTCGGTATGTGACAGCTTCTGCTCGGGGTTGAAGATCACGGCCGCACACCGTCCGCGCATATGGCAGTTCTTGCAGCCGTACCTGCGGGGGGCGCAGGAGTATGAGCTGCGCTTCGGTGTGGTGATGCTGCTGAACTACTATGTAGATGAAGAATATATCGAACAGGTGCTGACGCAGCTAGATCAGATACGGCATGATGGCTACTACGTCAAGATGGCAGTAGCCTGGGCGGTATCGGTCTGTTTCGCGAGGCTGCCCGAGCGGACGATGGCCTATCTCCAGCACTGCTCACTGGATCAGGCGACATACAGCAAGGCGCTGCAAAAAATAGTCGAATCGCGCCGCGTCAGCACTAACGATAAGGAGGCCATCCGCGCTATGCGGAGCGCGGCTCGAAGCCTGGGGAACGCCTGA
- a CDS encoding LLM class flavin-dependent oxidoreductase, translated as MANHQVKLSVLDLAPVLDGGTPAQSFRNTVDLAQHVEQWGYNRYWLAEHHNMTGVASSATSVIIGHVAAHTQTIRVGSGGIMLPNHAPLMIAEQFGTLESLFPGRIDLGLGRAPGTDQPAMRALRRGLHSDGNDFPEQLHELRSYLNPAMGGGVPGVRAVPGEGLNIPIWLLGSSGFSAQLAGQLGLPFAFASHFAPDYLLQALELYHRHFQPSAVLEKPYVMIGVNAVVAATDEEARRLATSQEQQFLSLIRGERGGLKPPVDTMDGRWTAQEQLLVYGKMLKYSAVGSPDTVKRKLDTIIEETRTDELIVAGQIYDHQARLHSYELLAQIMGE; from the coding sequence ATGGCAAATCATCAAGTGAAATTATCGGTGCTCGACCTTGCGCCTGTATTGGATGGGGGGACACCTGCCCAATCGTTTCGCAATACGGTCGATCTGGCACAGCATGTGGAGCAGTGGGGCTATAACCGCTACTGGCTGGCAGAGCATCATAACATGACGGGCGTCGCCAGCTCGGCGACCTCGGTTATTATCGGTCATGTCGCTGCGCATACTCAGACCATTCGGGTCGGATCGGGCGGCATCATGCTGCCGAACCATGCACCGCTCATGATCGCCGAGCAATTCGGCACCTTGGAGTCGCTGTTCCCGGGACGGATTGATCTGGGGCTAGGGCGTGCGCCCGGCACAGATCAGCCAGCGATGAGAGCGCTGCGGCGTGGCCTTCATAGCGACGGTAACGACTTTCCCGAACAGCTTCACGAGCTGCGCTCGTATCTGAATCCGGCGATGGGAGGCGGTGTTCCCGGCGTGCGCGCCGTTCCGGGGGAGGGGCTGAACATTCCAATCTGGCTGCTTGGCTCCAGTGGCTTCAGCGCCCAACTGGCAGGTCAGCTCGGCTTGCCGTTTGCGTTTGCGAGTCATTTTGCCCCGGATTATCTGTTGCAGGCACTGGAGCTGTATCATCGCCATTTTCAGCCATCTGCTGTCCTGGAGAAGCCTTACGTCATGATTGGGGTCAATGCGGTCGTTGCTGCAACGGACGAGGAGGCCCGGAGGCTGGCGACCTCGCAGGAGCAGCAGTTCCTGAGCCTGATTCGTGGTGAACGGGGCGGACTGAAGCCGCCGGTAGATACGATGGATGGGCGGTGGACAGCCCAGGAGCAGCTTCTGGTCTATGGCAAGATGCTGAAATATTCGGCTGTCGGCAGCCCGGATACCGTCAAGCGCAAGCTCGATACAATCATTGAAGAGACGCGAACGGATGAGTTGATTGTGGCGGGTCAAATCTATGACCATCAGGCGCGTCTGCATTCGTATGAGCTGCTGGCGCAGATCATGGGGGAGTAG
- a CDS encoding tubby C-terminal domain-like protein, with protein sequence MKYTIRFPFLRNNTSICEIKDETGGIIGYIQRYHANWTQRTINLIFDNFVNNVKVYDSDKQLVLHVVEVNNVKTLIVERWRILIGDQEHKMESKTKIKTNPQFLYTKNDEQVWIKKDFADRIVRFSINNKKIAEAIPAGLMPPQSNLVTFDIFDSTLDISEVAALYFILALKN encoded by the coding sequence ATGAAGTATACGATTCGTTTTCCTTTTTTAAGAAATAATACATCTATATGCGAAATAAAGGATGAAACAGGGGGGATCATTGGTTATATACAGCGCTATCATGCCAATTGGACGCAGCGTACAATCAATTTGATCTTCGATAACTTCGTAAATAATGTAAAAGTGTATGATAGCGACAAACAATTGGTTCTGCATGTAGTTGAGGTGAACAACGTCAAAACGTTGATCGTTGAACGCTGGAGAATACTCATAGGGGATCAAGAGCACAAAATGGAAAGCAAGACAAAAATTAAAACGAACCCTCAATTTCTATATACCAAAAATGATGAGCAAGTTTGGATCAAAAAAGATTTTGCTGACCGGATTGTTCGCTTTTCGATAAATAATAAAAAAATTGCTGAAGCGATACCGGCGGGATTAATGCCGCCTCAATCCAATCTAGTTACTTTTGATATTTTTGATTCGACACTTGATATTTCTGAAGTTGCCGCGCTGTATTTTATATTAGCTTTGAAAAATTAA
- a CDS encoding MarR family transcriptional regulator — protein sequence MLVKEMGQAFTASVSTSCTKLEILHAIERRKELSQLELQQQLGLDAAAITRHLQQLKQQQLIASRKPEQDKRVTLISLTDSGKAELMELEAKRRQCLEEMTRDFSDHEIAAMTAYMNRIASNVARMIE from the coding sequence GTGCTTGTGAAGGAGATGGGTCAGGCCTTTACGGCCTCGGTCAGCACGAGCTGCACGAAGCTGGAGATTTTGCATGCTATCGAGCGACGCAAGGAGCTGAGCCAGTTGGAGCTGCAGCAGCAGCTCGGGCTGGATGCGGCGGCCATCACCCGTCATCTGCAGCAGTTGAAGCAGCAGCAATTGATTGCAAGCCGCAAGCCTGAGCAGGATAAGCGTGTGACGCTGATTTCCTTGACGGACAGCGGCAAGGCAGAGCTTATGGAGCTGGAAGCGAAGCGGAGGCAATGCCTGGAGGAGATGACCCGTGATTTCTCAGATCATGAAATCGCGGCGATGACAGCGTATATGAACCGGATTGCCAGCAATGTTGCCAGAATGATTGAATAG